In one Capra hircus breed San Clemente chromosome 22, ASM170441v1, whole genome shotgun sequence genomic region, the following are encoded:
- the ZNF501 gene encoding zinc finger protein 501 — MSSSQISLHMKHQRFNRQKKPSECSECGKCFTQRSPLTQHQRIHTGEKPYVCTECGTCFRKQSNLIQHLKIHTGEKPYKCNECEKAFQTKAVLIQHLRIHTGEKPYKCSECGKAFCQSPSLIKHLQVHTGAKPYKCSECGKAFSQSICLTLHQRRHPGDRPYKCNDCGKAFNQSTCLMQHWRIHSGEKPYTCTKCGKAFTQNSSLVEHERTHTGEKHIYKCSECEKTFRKQAHLSEHYRIHTGEKPYECADCGKSRHSSALV; from the coding sequence ATGAGTTCCAGCCAGATTTCACTGCACATGAAACATCAGAGATTTAACAGGCAGAAGAAACCTTCAGAATGTAGTGAATGTGGAAAGTGTTTTACTCAGAGATCAcctcttacccagcatcagaggATTCACACAGGAGAGAAGCCCTACGTATGTACTGAATGTGGAACTTGTTTCCGTAAACAGTCAAATCTTATTCAACATCTTAAGattcatacaggagagaaaccttataaatgtaatgaatgtgAGAAAGCTTTTCAAACAAAAGCAGTCCTCATCCAGCATCTGAGAATTCATACTGGGGAAAAACCATATAAATGCAGTGAGTGTGGCAAAGCCTTTTGTCAGAGTCCATCCCTTATTAAACACCTGCAAGTTCACACTGGAGCGAAACCCTATAAATGTAGTGAGTGTGGCAAAGCCTTCAGTCAGAGTATATGCCTTACTCTTCATCAGAGAAGGCATCCTGGAGATAGACCTTATAAGTGTAatgactgtgggaaagcctttaatCAGAGCACATGCCTCATGCAGCATTGGAGGATCCACTCAGGAGAGAAGCCTTATACATGTACCAAATGTGGTAAAGCTTTCACTCAGAACTCTTCCCTTGTTGAACATGAGAGgactcacactggagagaaacatATTTATAAGTGTAGTGAGTGTGAAAAAACCTTCCGCAAGCAAGCACACCTTAGTGAACATTAcagaattcacactggagagaaaccttatgagTGTGCTGACTGTGGGAAATCCAGGCACAGCTCAGCACTTGTGTGA